In Penicillium psychrofluorescens genome assembly, chromosome: 5, a single window of DNA contains:
- a CDS encoding uncharacterized protein (ID:PFLUO_007998-T1.cds;~source:funannotate), with the protein MASHLENLLLPHGRTALCKSVLPALLDCIADIAESLHQSQHVSLAGGTNAFGDGQLNVDISAENLLRAALAECPSVETASSEEDPVERPARDSQAEGGVSATSEKYTVAFDPLDGSSIIAPNWTVGTIIGIWDGGSAIHQRPSEKQIAAILGVYGPRTTAIVALRVPGGEPCCLEIGIGKSGAHEFLRSDMRFADPPFKTRYFAPANLRAAAESEAYMRLITHYVEKKYTLRYSGGLVPDLVHALVKGHGVYISPVTSVSEAKLRRLYELFPVALVVECAGGKAINPVDGEDILTRPLENCDETAGLICGTAEEVGIAKKALLGSHP; encoded by the coding sequence atggccagccATCTTGAAAACCTCCTCTTACCACATGGCCGCACAGCGCTGTGCAAGTCTGTGCTACCGGCACTTCTGGACTGTATCGCGGACATTGCGGAGTCGCTACACCAGTCACAACATGTTTCCCTCGCAGGCGGCACAAACGCATTTGGTGACGGCCAATTGAACGTCGATATTTCAGCTGAAAACCTCCTTCGGGCCGCGCTTGCAGAGTGTCCCTCGGTAGAGACTGCGAGCAGCGAAGAGGACCCTGTGGAGCGACCTGCCCGTGACAGCCAAGCTGAGGGAGGTGTCTCCGCCACTTCCGAAAAATACACAGTCGCGTTTGACCCTCTAGACGGGAGCTCGATCATTGCGCCGAACTGGACTGTGGGCACTATTATCGGCATCTGGGATGGCGGGTCGGCGATCCACCAACGGCCCTCCGAGAAACAAATTGCCGCCATTCTGGGCGTCTACGGGCCGCGGACTACGGCCATTGTTGCCTTGAGGGTCCCGGGCGGCGAACCCTGTTGTCTTGAGATCGGGATCGGGAAGTCCGGGGCACACGAGTTCCTTCGCTCCGATATGCGCTTTGCAGACCCGCCGTTTAAGACTCGCTATTTTGCCCCGGCCAATCTCCGCGCAGCAGCGGAGAGTGAGGCTTACATGCGCCTGATCACGCATTACGTGGAGAAAAAGTATACATTGCGGTACAGCGGTGGATTGGTACCGGATTTGGTACACGCGCTGGTCAAAGGTCACGGCGTGTATATATCTCCTGTGACTAGCGTGAGCGAAGCCAAGCTGCGCCGCTTGTACGAACTGTTTCCCGTTGCTCTTGTGGTGGAATGCGCTGGGGGAAAGGCGATTAACCCGGTTGATGGAGAGGATATCCTGACTCGGCCGCTGGAGAATTGTGATGAAACAGCAGGTTTAATTTGTGGAACAGCCGAGGAGGTCGGCATTGCAAAAAAGGCACTGCTTGGCTCCCATCCTTAA
- a CDS encoding uncharacterized protein (ID:PFLUO_007999-T1.cds;~source:funannotate): protein MGHSAPELKDKSLFIEKSYINGEWVGAQSGETFEVHDPATGKLIGTCPELNTSDVTKAIEAATAAFPTFRNTLGRERARMLRRWYQLMMDNADDLAKLITWENGKPLADAKGEVNYAASFFEWFSEEAPRMYGDTIPASVPGNRVITMKQPVGVCGLITPWNFPAAMITRKIGPALAAGCTVVAKSPAETPFTANALAELAHRAGIPKGVVNIVTAHKNTPEVGELITTHPEVRKVSFTGSTNVGRLLMKQASSTIKKVSWELGGNAPFIVFDDVEDLEVAVNGAIASKFRSSGQTCVCANRIYVQKGVYDEFAKRFAEKVKGFKLGAGFEEGITHGPVIHERAVNKVHEHVQDAISKGAKLAIGGEKASALGPNFYNPTVLTGMTKEMLLASEETFGPVAGLFPFETEKDVVDLANSAEVGLAGYFFSGNVRRIFRVAEAMEVGMVGVNTGLISDVASPFGGVKQSGFGREGSKYGIDEFTTIKSVTFGGMGEPLQA, encoded by the exons ATGGGACACAGTGCACCGGAG TTGAAAGACAAGTCGCTCTTCATTGAGAAGTCGTACATCAATGGCGAGTGGGTTGGTGCCCAGTCCGGCGAGACCTTCGAGGTTCACG ATCCCGCAACCGGCAAGCTGATCGGAACATGCCCCGAACTCAACACTAGCGATGTCACCAAAGCGATCGAAGCCGCCACGGCGGCCTTCCCCACGTTCCGGAACACGCTGGGGCGCGAGCGCGCCCGCATGCTGCGCCGGTGGTACCAGCTGATGATGGACAACGCAGACGACCTGGCGAAGCTGATCACATGGGAGAACGGGAAGCCGTTGGCAGAcgccaagggcgaggtgAATTACGCCGCGTCGTTTTTCGAGTGGTTCAGCGAGGAGGCGCCGCGTATGTACGGCGACACCATCCCCGCCTCGGTTCCCGGGAACCGGGTTATCACGATGAAGCAGCCCGTCGGTGTGTGCGGTCTCATCACGCCGTGGAATTTCCCGGCTGCCATGATTACGCGCAAGATTGGTCCGGCCCTCGCTGCTGGGTGTACGGTTGTTGCCAAGTCGCCGGCCGAGACGCCGTTCACGGCTAATGCACTTGCGGAGCTGGCACACCGTGCGGGTATTCCCAAGGGCGTGGTCAATATTGTGACTGCTCATAAGAATACCCCCGAGGTCGGCGAGCTGATTACCACGCACCCGGAGGTGCGCAAGGTGTCATTTACCGGGTCGACGAATGTCGGCCGGCTGTTGATGAAGCAGGCCTCATCGACGATCAAGAAGGTCTCATGGGAGCTGGGCGGCAACGCGCCGTTCATTGTGTTTGATGacgtcgaggatctcgaagTCGCCGTCAACGGCGCCATTGCTTCCAAGTTCCGTAGCTCGGGCCAGACTTGCGTGTGCGCGAACCGAATCTACGTGCAGAAGGGCGTGTACGACGAATTTGCCAAGCGCTttgccgagaaggtcaagggATTCAAGCTGGGTGCCGGTTTCGAGGAGGGCATCACCCACGGCCCTGTGATCCACGAGCGCGCTGTCAATAAGGTGCACGAGCACGTCCAGGACGCTATCTCCAAGGGCGCCAAGCTTGCCATCGGCGGCGAGAAGGCATCTGCGCTCGGTCCTAACTTCTACAACCCGACTGTGCTGACCGGTATGACCAAGGAGATGCTCCTCGCCTCCGAGGAGACCTTCGGTCCTGTGGCGGGtctcttccccttcgagACGGAGAAGGATGTTGTGGACCTGGCGAACAGTGCCGAGGTCGGCCTTGCGGGCTACTTCTTCAGCGGCAATGTCCGCCGCATCTTCCGTGTTGCGGAGGCCATGGAGGTTGGCATGGTCGGTGTTAACACTGGCTTGATCAGCGATGTTGCGTCTCC ATTTGGTGGCGTTAAGCAGAGCGGCTTCGGTCGTGAGGGCAGCAAGTACGGTATTGATGAGTTTACCACCATCAAGAGCGTGACTTTCGGTGGTATGGGCGAGCCTCTGCAGGCTTAG